In Desulfuromonas sp. KJ2020, a single window of DNA contains:
- the nusA gene encoding transcription termination factor NusA: MVTNLNHIIDQVVKDKGVDRAILVEALESAVLSAANKKYRNTRDLEAHYNDEMGEVELFEFVTVVEDVQDSYKEISVEEAREIDPEVEVGDSLGMKMDASNFSRIAAQTAKQVIIQKVREAEREGVYNEFKDRVGELLNGIVRRYERGDLIVDLGRAEALLPHREQVPRENYRQGDRVRAYVSEVKMSPKGPQIILSRTHPGVVSALFQVEVPEIYEGIVEIKAAAREPGSRAKIAVVSHDPDVDPVGACVGMRGSRVQNVVSELRGEKIDIIPWSPDIARFACAALAPAEVTRVYVDNEEQALEIIVPDDQLSLAIGKKGQNVRLAAKLTGWKIDIKSESRAAEAEMEELAGEADEDSAGRPSSSVSLGYDSLSRDELYELAKQHNIPGRSSMNKDELVAALKGLSAELEAPDEDLEEGGE, encoded by the coding sequence ATGGTTACAAATCTTAATCACATCATTGATCAGGTTGTTAAGGACAAGGGGGTGGACAGGGCCATTCTGGTTGAAGCCCTTGAGTCGGCTGTGCTTTCCGCCGCCAACAAGAAGTACCGTAACACCCGTGATCTTGAAGCACACTATAATGACGAAATGGGCGAAGTTGAACTCTTCGAGTTTGTCACGGTCGTCGAGGATGTGCAGGACTCCTATAAGGAAATCTCCGTGGAGGAGGCCCGTGAAATTGACCCCGAGGTGGAAGTCGGAGACTCCCTCGGGATGAAAATGGACGCCAGTAACTTTAGCCGCATTGCTGCCCAGACGGCCAAGCAGGTGATCATTCAGAAGGTGCGGGAAGCCGAGCGGGAAGGGGTCTATAACGAATTCAAGGACAGGGTCGGTGAACTGCTCAACGGCATTGTCCGTCGGTACGAGCGAGGCGATCTGATTGTCGACCTTGGCCGCGCCGAAGCTCTGCTCCCCCACCGTGAGCAGGTTCCCCGTGAAAATTACCGCCAGGGGGATCGGGTTCGCGCCTATGTCTCTGAAGTCAAGATGTCTCCGAAGGGGCCCCAGATTATCCTGTCCCGCACCCATCCCGGTGTGGTCTCCGCGCTCTTTCAGGTTGAAGTGCCAGAGATCTATGAAGGGATTGTGGAGATCAAGGCCGCTGCCCGCGAACCCGGCAGCCGAGCTAAGATCGCCGTCGTCTCCCATGATCCTGATGTCGACCCCGTCGGGGCCTGTGTCGGGATGCGGGGATCCCGCGTTCAGAATGTCGTCTCTGAGCTGCGCGGTGAAAAAATCGACATCATCCCCTGGTCTCCCGATATTGCCCGATTTGCCTGCGCGGCCCTGGCACCTGCCGAAGTAACCCGTGTGTACGTCGATAATGAAGAGCAGGCTTTGGAGATTATCGTGCCCGATGATCAATTGTCCCTTGCTATCGGCAAAAAAGGACAGAACGTCCGTCTTGCTGCCAAGCTGACGGGCTGGAAGATCGATATCAAGAGTGAATCGCGGGCAGCCGAAGCAGAGATGGAGGAGCTGGCCGGTGAGGCCGATGAGGATAGCGCCGGAAGGCCCTCATCTTCGGTGTCTCTGGGGTATGATTCTCTGTCCAGGGATGAGCTTTACGAATTGGCCAAACAGCATAACATTCCCGGGCGCAGTTCCATGAACAAGGACGAGCTTGTTGCCGCTCTTAAAGGCCTTTCCGCTGAGTTGGAAGCGCCTGATGAGGACTTGGAAGAAGGGGGAGAGTAG
- a CDS encoding ribosome maturation factor, with the protein MVQETTLARVQQLAEPILADFGLEMVDVEFKREGRDWFLRFFIDKEGGVTLDDCADFSREIGAVLEIEDVIDVAYRLEVSSPGLDRPLKKPQDYERYRGRLVKVKTYEKLDPDGRGHERKTFEGELLGLEEGRVRIRQTDKKGGIVEIGLDAIAKANLEIEF; encoded by the coding sequence ATGGTGCAGGAAACAACTCTCGCTCGCGTACAACAATTGGCCGAACCTATTCTGGCCGATTTTGGGCTGGAGATGGTTGATGTCGAATTCAAGCGCGAAGGAAGAGACTGGTTTCTTCGGTTTTTTATCGACAAGGAAGGCGGCGTCACTCTCGATGATTGCGCCGATTTCAGCCGGGAAATTGGGGCTGTTCTTGAGATCGAAGATGTGATCGATGTGGCCTATCGGCTCGAAGTTTCATCGCCCGGACTCGATCGGCCCTTGAAGAAGCCGCAGGATTATGAGCGCTACCGGGGGCGACTGGTCAAAGTCAAAACCTACGAGAAGCTGGACCCGGACGGTCGCGGGCACGAACGCAAGACCTTCGAGGGGGAATTGCTGGGTCTTGAAGAGGGCCGGGTTCGCATCCGACAAACCGATAAGAAGGGTGGCATCGTCGAGATTGGCCTGGATGCCATTGCCAAGGCCAATCTGGAAATAGAATTCTGA
- the rlmD gene encoding 23S rRNA (uracil(1939)-C(5))-methyltransferase RlmD encodes MITTLRIDSLAFGGRGVGRLEGKAVFVPGTAPGDLVRCRTVREKKRFAEAELVEVLEPSPHRHQPPCPVAHECGGCQWQHLPYEQQLVWKEKIFRDLLMRQAGIASDKVLSIVPSAKEWGYRSRVQFKCRMTEEGFVMGFYRAGSHYVVDIARCPITDERLNALLPVLRSLLGASPFASLIPQVDMAVGDDGRCRVVLHFIGSDPDAFHGWLKQPAHKVEAALFVQSGRKETLRQVYGETDLHIQVAEPPLALAYGPGGFAQINLEQNRRLVMEVLAAAELTGRENVLDLFCGMGNFSLPLARRAASVTGVEDFEPSIEKARQNARDNGIANAHFLARPAEGALHDLSQKAPIDLVLLDPPRTGAYGVVKELVAAVVPRILYISCDPSTLARDLQPLIHQGYDLAWSRPFDLFPQTFHTESLTLLLKE; translated from the coding sequence ATGATCACTACCCTCCGCATTGATTCGCTGGCCTTTGGTGGCCGCGGCGTCGGGCGGCTGGAAGGCAAGGCCGTTTTTGTGCCCGGTACCGCGCCGGGAGATCTGGTTCGCTGCCGCACTGTCCGTGAAAAGAAGCGCTTTGCCGAGGCAGAACTGGTGGAAGTGCTGGAGCCGTCTCCGCATCGACATCAGCCCCCTTGCCCCGTGGCCCACGAGTGCGGCGGCTGTCAGTGGCAGCATCTGCCCTATGAGCAGCAACTGGTTTGGAAGGAAAAGATTTTTCGCGACCTTTTAATGCGGCAGGCGGGAATCGCGAGTGACAAGGTCCTGTCAATTGTCCCTTCCGCCAAGGAGTGGGGCTACCGCAGTCGCGTGCAGTTTAAATGCCGCATGACGGAAGAAGGTTTCGTCATGGGGTTTTATCGGGCGGGCAGTCACTATGTTGTCGATATAGCGCGCTGCCCTATTACTGACGAGCGGCTCAATGCTCTGCTGCCCGTTCTGCGTTCCCTTTTGGGGGCGTCCCCTTTCGCCAGCCTGATCCCTCAGGTCGATATGGCCGTAGGAGATGATGGGCGCTGCCGGGTTGTCCTCCATTTTATAGGATCAGATCCCGATGCCTTTCATGGCTGGCTCAAGCAGCCGGCCCATAAAGTGGAAGCCGCTCTTTTTGTGCAGTCGGGTCGTAAGGAGACCCTGCGCCAGGTCTATGGTGAAACGGATTTACACATCCAGGTGGCTGAACCTCCCCTGGCGTTGGCCTATGGCCCCGGTGGATTCGCTCAGATCAATCTGGAGCAGAACAGACGCCTGGTGATGGAGGTGCTCGCGGCTGCCGAGCTGACCGGCAGGGAGAATGTGCTGGATCTTTTTTGCGGCATGGGGAACTTTTCCCTGCCTCTGGCCCGTCGGGCGGCTTCGGTGACCGGCGTTGAGGACTTTGAGCCTTCCATTGAGAAAGCGCGTCAAAACGCTCGGGACAACGGTATTGCCAATGCTCATTTCCTGGCTCGGCCAGCCGAAGGAGCGCTCCATGACTTGTCACAAAAAGCCCCTATTGACCTGGTCCTGCTCGACCCACCGCGCACCGGCGCCTATGGTGTGGTTAAAGAACTCGTTGCTGCCGTGGTGCCTCGAATTCTCTACATTTCATGTGACCCCTCAACCCTGGCCAGGGACCTGCAGCCCCTGATTCATCAGGGCTATGACTTGGCCTGGTCGCGACCCTTTGATCTTTTTCCGCAGACCTTTCATACGGAAAGTCTGACTCTTTTGCTGAAAGAGTAA
- a CDS encoding RNA methyltransferase: protein MNLDNVAVVLVEPQGALNIGSVCRAMMNFGFSDLRLVQPQVDHLADEARRMAVKAGVLLDEARVFDSLEAALADCHFALGTTRRFGKYREDFLHPDEAADHFLPLAERGRVALVFGREDKGLLTNELDLCQRFITIPTHDALPSMNLAQAVSLCLYETSRALGRMQGKGAGRKKMATSKVLEGMYAHLRRTLLDIGFLDPQNPDHILRSFRRIFGRAGLNDREVRILHGLCRSIDWVEEERRKKGEK from the coding sequence ATGAATCTCGATAACGTGGCGGTGGTCCTGGTCGAACCCCAGGGCGCCCTCAATATCGGCTCGGTCTGCCGGGCCATGATGAATTTCGGTTTTTCGGACCTGCGCCTAGTCCAGCCCCAGGTCGATCATCTGGCGGATGAGGCGCGTCGCATGGCCGTCAAGGCCGGCGTGCTGCTCGATGAGGCCCGAGTATTCGACAGCCTGGAGGCGGCGCTGGCCGACTGTCACTTTGCCTTGGGAACGACCCGGCGGTTCGGCAAGTATCGCGAGGATTTTCTGCACCCCGATGAAGCGGCCGACCACTTTCTGCCCCTGGCGGAGAGGGGACGAGTCGCCCTGGTTTTCGGGCGGGAGGACAAGGGGCTGCTGACCAATGAGCTGGATCTGTGCCAGCGTTTTATCACCATCCCTACCCACGACGCTTTGCCGTCGATGAACCTGGCGCAGGCTGTCTCCCTCTGTCTCTATGAAACTTCTCGCGCCCTTGGCCGCATGCAGGGGAAGGGAGCCGGCCGCAAAAAAATGGCGACGTCGAAGGTTCTGGAAGGCATGTATGCTCATCTTCGCCGCACCCTTCTCGATATCGGCTTTCTTGATCCGCAAAATCCCGACCATATTCTGCGCTCTTTTCGACGGATTTTCGGTCGCGCCGGCCTCAACGACAGGGAGGTGCGCATTCTGCACGGCTTGTGCAGGAGCATTGACTGGGTGGAAGAAGAACGAAGGAAAAAAGGAGAGAAATGA
- a CDS encoding CAAX prenyl protease-related protein: MLNQNFWSRVLPFTVFMVFVGIEELMRHLHGQQLILLDTQILYPLYALKVFSVGALLIFYRKFYDEINFRHCLQLKTTVFSILTGLLIFALWIHLDWSLFSPGESAGFNPQTISEEANRYAFIACRLTGAVIVVPVMEELFWRSFLLRYLIKSQFATVAIGAFTWPSFLIASVLFGLEHHYLIAGIIAGALFNLLLYKTRSIAQCILAHAIANLALGIYVLQTGQWRFW, from the coding sequence GTGTTGAACCAAAACTTCTGGTCCAGAGTTCTTCCTTTTACCGTATTTATGGTCTTCGTGGGCATCGAAGAGCTGATGCGGCACCTTCATGGCCAACAGCTCATCCTGCTCGACACGCAGATCCTCTACCCTCTCTACGCCCTTAAAGTCTTTTCCGTCGGCGCCCTGCTGATCTTCTACCGCAAATTCTACGATGAAATAAACTTCCGCCACTGCCTTCAGCTTAAAACCACCGTGTTCAGCATCCTCACCGGCCTGCTGATCTTCGCGTTGTGGATTCATCTGGACTGGAGCCTCTTCTCGCCGGGAGAATCGGCAGGATTCAATCCGCAGACGATCTCGGAGGAGGCCAACCGCTACGCCTTCATTGCCTGCCGTCTGACAGGCGCCGTCATCGTCGTACCCGTCATGGAAGAGCTTTTCTGGCGCTCCTTTTTACTCCGGTACCTCATCAAAAGTCAATTCGCCACAGTCGCCATCGGCGCCTTCACCTGGCCCTCATTCCTGATCGCCAGCGTTCTTTTCGGCCTCGAACATCACTACCTCATCGCCGGCATCATTGCCGGTGCCCTTTTCAATCTGCTGCTCTATAAAACCCGCAGTATCGCCCAGTGCATCCTGGCCCATGCCATCGCCAACCTCGCCTTGGGTATCTACGTGCTGCAAACCGGCCAGTGGCGTTTCTGGTAG
- a CDS encoding fibronectin type III domain-containing protein has protein sequence MKTKLVLSLSTLLLCLLTATLSFAADVTLAWDPSPSEGVVGYKMYYKEGSSALPLNGTGAIEGDSPVILGDTLTTSLSGLDAGVVYYFTVVAYDAAGNESPFSNVIAWSAGDPNPFIPSLQYPANQASNIPRTVQFNWSDPSDGRNVVYTLYYGTDPTLQSGAVGGVNFEPLYPNKEVLLAIAALSLLSLAIPQRRKMRKAVIPALVGATMLLASCGGGGGGDDAISGSVNIDQPSSIAPQYTDVVDNLTESTFEIFDFDPNTTYYWKVVADDGVTVTESVVHSFTTINQ, from the coding sequence ATGAAAACGAAACTTGTCCTCTCTTTATCCACCCTACTGCTGTGCCTGCTTACTGCCACTCTCTCTTTCGCCGCCGATGTCACTCTGGCCTGGGATCCCAGTCCCTCCGAAGGAGTTGTTGGCTACAAGATGTACTACAAGGAAGGATCCTCAGCCCTGCCCCTCAACGGGACCGGGGCCATCGAAGGGGATTCGCCCGTTATTTTAGGCGACACCCTGACAACGAGCCTGAGCGGCCTCGATGCAGGCGTCGTCTACTACTTTACGGTGGTGGCCTACGATGCCGCCGGCAATGAGAGCCCCTTCTCCAACGTCATTGCCTGGAGCGCTGGGGATCCAAATCCTTTCATTCCCTCCCTGCAATATCCGGCCAACCAGGCCAGCAACATCCCCCGAACGGTGCAATTCAACTGGAGCGACCCCTCTGACGGCCGCAATGTCGTTTACACCCTCTACTACGGCACCGACCCGACCCTTCAATCTGGCGCAGTGGGCGGCGTGAATTTTGAACCTCTGTATCCGAACAAAGAAGTCCTGCTGGCTATCGCCGCCCTGTCGTTGCTCAGTCTGGCCATTCCCCAGCGTCGTAAAATGAGAAAAGCGGTGATTCCCGCCCTGGTGGGCGCCACCATGCTGCTGGCCAGCTGCGGTGGCGGTGGTGGTGGGGATGACGCGATCAGCGGTTCGGTGAATATCGATCAACCGTCGTCTATTGCGCCTCAATACACGGATGTGGTGGATAACCTGACTGAGAGCACTTTCGAAATCTTTGATTTCGATCCGAACACCACGTATTACTGGAAAGTCGTGGCCGACGATGGCGTAACCGTCACCGAAAGCGTTGTTCACAGCTTTACTACCATCAATCAGTAA
- a CDS encoding polysaccharide lyase, producing MSSFYTKIITILFTFTLIPSLSIAAITFSNGEFRSSFNYSTYSPNPDGFGYNNQTGVAGTCNQTSTMSSTHNNPLGSGNALQVTVADGINTYSGSYTVDFGGELKEFWLRWYIKYEKGFSWSSLGWDKLLYLYPNSYSTMTGGMPLEFGSGYNNMRLLQMPTQSDGTVTLQAAPYGWENIMGGTSSDGNWHSMEVHFKSDTNGKDGIWEMWVDGNLVWKRTDVNYNQKGISWLIWYSNQSSPSNNGCAYVWLDDLAVSTNGYIGPIDGDLVVENPTPVPTTPQEEPVLTEGILFEEAFEDSSFAARGWYDNTSPILTSYESAADSTKSVEFKFEQGETKPISGGSMRKKFTESESVYVSYDVKYSTNWQGSNKSYHPHEFYFLTNKSSDWSNLSFTPLTAYIEQNENVPMIGIQDGSNIDQTRINQDLSDITENRSVAGCNGDSDGYGSGLCYQSGTSYVNWKQWKSNSLTITNGKWHKVEAYLKLNSIVNGKGVPDGTLQYWLNGQLVIDYKNVTFRTGKNPDMKFNQFVIGPWIGDGSPVEQTFWIDNLTLATNPQGDKSHSLLPASGLRSLN from the coding sequence ATGAGTTCTTTTTATACGAAAATAATAACTATTTTATTTACATTTACACTTATACCGTCTTTATCTATTGCTGCAATAACTTTTAGCAATGGCGAATTCAGGAGCTCTTTTAACTATTCCACTTACTCTCCAAATCCTGATGGGTTTGGGTACAACAACCAAACTGGTGTAGCTGGTACATGTAATCAAACATCAACCATGTCCTCTACACACAATAATCCGTTGGGGTCCGGGAATGCCCTGCAGGTAACTGTTGCTGATGGAATAAACACCTATTCAGGCAGCTATACTGTTGACTTTGGCGGCGAACTTAAAGAGTTTTGGCTTCGCTGGTATATCAAATACGAGAAAGGATTCTCCTGGTCCAGTTTAGGTTGGGATAAATTACTGTATCTATATCCTAATTCGTATTCAACAATGACTGGGGGTATGCCGCTGGAATTTGGTTCAGGCTACAATAACATGCGACTTCTTCAAATGCCCACTCAATCGGATGGCACAGTAACATTACAAGCCGCGCCTTACGGATGGGAAAACATAATGGGTGGTACTTCTTCCGATGGGAATTGGCATTCAATGGAAGTACATTTTAAATCAGATACCAACGGTAAAGATGGCATTTGGGAAATGTGGGTAGACGGTAACCTGGTTTGGAAGAGGACTGATGTTAACTACAACCAAAAAGGTATTAGCTGGCTCATCTGGTACAGCAACCAGTCTTCGCCAAGCAATAATGGCTGTGCATATGTTTGGCTTGATGACTTGGCAGTTTCGACCAATGGATACATTGGACCAATTGACGGTGATTTAGTTGTAGAAAATCCTACCCCTGTCCCAACTACGCCCCAAGAGGAGCCAGTATTAACGGAGGGCATCCTTTTTGAGGAAGCATTTGAAGACAGCAGTTTTGCTGCAAGAGGTTGGTATGACAACACCAGCCCCATCCTGACTTCATATGAAAGTGCGGCTGACAGCACAAAATCAGTCGAATTTAAATTTGAACAAGGTGAAACTAAGCCTATTTCAGGTGGGTCCATGCGTAAAAAATTCACTGAGTCTGAATCTGTGTACGTTAGTTATGATGTTAAATACAGTACTAATTGGCAAGGGTCAAACAAATCATATCATCCACATGAGTTTTACTTTTTAACAAACAAAAGCAGCGATTGGTCTAATTTGTCTTTTACTCCATTAACTGCATATATTGAACAAAATGAAAATGTACCCATGATTGGGATACAAGATGGATCAAACATCGACCAGACACGCATAAATCAAGATCTTTCTGACATTACAGAAAATAGATCAGTGGCCGGTTGTAACGGAGACAGTGATGGGTATGGTTCTGGCCTTTGCTACCAATCTGGAACTAGCTACGTCAACTGGAAACAATGGAAATCTAATAGCTTAACTATTACCAACGGGAAATGGCATAAAGTTGAGGCATACTTGAAGCTTAACAGTATTGTTAATGGCAAAGGCGTACCAGATGGGACTTTACAGTACTGGCTTAACGGACAATTAGTCATTGATTATAAAAATGTGACATTTCGAACTGGGAAAAACCCTGACATGAAATTTAATCAGTTCGTCATAGGGCCTTGGATAGGAGATGGCTCTCCTGTCGAACAGACTTTTTGGATTGATAACTTGACTCTCGCCACAAATCCACAGGGCGATAAGTCACATTCTCTTTTGCCTGCAAGTGGCCTGAGAAGCCTAAATTAA
- the prsR gene encoding PEP-CTERM-box response regulator transcription factor yields the protein MEKLLVIDDNSEILKQLRWGLGKDYKVLFAADGQEAMDLFAKNEPKVVTLDLGLPPDPDGSEEGFRCLSRMLQQAPATKVIVITGRGEQEVALKAIQLGAYDFYHKPIDLNELKVILSRAFHLAALEAENRQLQSALVAEQNTQGIFGQCPPMQEVFTTIRKVATTNVSVLVLGESGTGKELVARAIHSESLRAKAPFIPINCGAIPENLLESELFGHEKGAFTGAQGRVHGKVEYAHGGTLFLDEIGELSAPLQVKLLRFLQDGVMQRVGGREDIAVDVRVIAATNVDIEKAIASGAFREDLYYRLGVISMSLPPLRERGDDILLLANLFLHRYSDSFQKKVRGFNVAAINQLQAYAWPGNVRELENKVKRAIIMTDGPLINPVDLGFEESAGNREPEVKTAGMSLKEAKDRVERQMVLAAIEQDQGNIAKAAETLGISRPTIYDLMKKHGLHVSSES from the coding sequence ATGGAAAAACTGCTGGTTATCGATGACAACAGCGAAATTTTGAAGCAGCTGCGCTGGGGGCTGGGCAAGGATTACAAGGTTTTGTTTGCGGCGGATGGCCAAGAGGCCATGGACCTGTTTGCCAAGAACGAGCCGAAAGTCGTCACGCTCGATCTGGGCCTGCCTCCTGATCCCGATGGCTCGGAGGAGGGGTTTCGCTGTCTCTCACGAATGCTGCAGCAGGCGCCGGCGACCAAAGTCATCGTTATTACCGGACGGGGCGAGCAGGAGGTGGCGCTTAAGGCCATCCAGCTGGGCGCTTATGATTTTTATCATAAGCCTATTGACCTGAACGAACTGAAAGTCATCCTTTCGCGGGCCTTTCATCTGGCGGCGCTGGAGGCTGAGAATCGGCAGCTGCAGTCGGCTCTGGTGGCAGAGCAGAATACCCAGGGCATTTTCGGCCAGTGCCCGCCCATGCAGGAGGTTTTCACCACGATTCGCAAGGTAGCCACCACCAATGTCTCGGTACTGGTGCTGGGAGAAAGCGGCACAGGCAAGGAGTTGGTGGCCAGAGCCATCCACAGCGAAAGCCTGCGCGCCAAGGCGCCTTTTATCCCCATCAACTGCGGCGCCATTCCCGAGAACCTGCTGGAGTCGGAACTCTTCGGGCATGAAAAAGGGGCTTTTACCGGCGCGCAGGGCCGGGTGCACGGCAAGGTGGAATATGCCCACGGCGGCACCCTGTTTCTGGATGAGATCGGCGAGCTGTCGGCGCCTTTGCAGGTCAAGTTGCTGCGTTTTCTTCAGGATGGCGTCATGCAGCGGGTGGGCGGCCGGGAGGATATTGCCGTCGATGTGCGGGTGATTGCCGCGACTAACGTGGATATCGAGAAAGCCATCGCCTCAGGCGCTTTCCGCGAGGATCTCTACTATCGTCTGGGGGTCATCAGCATGTCACTGCCGCCGCTGCGCGAGCGGGGGGACGATATCCTGCTGCTGGCCAACCTTTTTCTCCACCGCTATAGTGACAGTTTTCAGAAAAAAGTACGTGGATTCAACGTAGCGGCCATAAATCAGCTGCAGGCCTATGCCTGGCCGGGGAACGTGCGTGAGCTGGAGAACAAGGTGAAGCGCGCCATTATCATGACCGATGGCCCTTTGATTAACCCAGTGGATTTAGGCTTTGAGGAATCTGCGGGCAATCGGGAACCGGAAGTAAAAACGGCTGGCATGTCGTTGAAAGAGGCCAAGGATAGGGTCGAGCGGCAGATGGTGCTGGCGGCCATTGAGCAGGACCAGGGGAATATCGCCAAGGCGGCTGAAACTCTGGGTATCAGCCGCCCGACGATCTATGATCTGATGAAAAAGCATGGCCTGCATGTCAGTAGCGAGAGCTGA
- the prsK gene encoding XrtA/PEP-CTERM system histidine kinase PrsK has protein sequence MAAAVSLLAALVLCFPPWRSRNSLLLAGALVISASLEFFHLQTYLFPGDLSFWERGSLLSEGLLPSTWIVLTLGMCGFPSAGPRRLFSLVLLALSSLFLLAILFSSPQQMYFNPDFSKESVLFLGTLGYYFYLALVLFLTYPLVLLESFYSSLGQQARWVMKFELVGIGTIIATQLFYYSQGLLYRSLDYSFLPVRSFGLFLGAGLILYSLRRKKKIPQMALSRRVAYRSVVILVVGIYFLALGLAGEGMRYLGPYSQRYFLAMLALIGGLILIVLILSETMRRRMKVFISKNFYRDKYDYRDHWLGFTQRLSQKGLDGQIEDEILAFFCETFSVHGALLYLRSNESDDFLCVSGYGRSCPFENLPGQSELIGFLRERRWVLNAAEWELGNDQKVENFLSEQEIQFVIPLFVGEHLKGVIFLGTPINKGETFSFEDYDLMKVMAAQAMAVIHNQKLADQLSRNREMAAMGKVTAFVMHDLKNTVSNLALAVENGRHYLDNPEFQQDMLETLDKSVERMKGLVDRLKNLEGKKTLVLVEVDLLELAAGVVGDMSGRAIELTGAPVRCEVDPFEMARVVENLILNALDASNGEGPVELEVGQAGMAYLRCHDYGCGMSEAFIKERLFKPFETTKKKGFGIGLYQCRNIVEAHGGRIEVESQEGRGTTFTVWLPGCALAE, from the coding sequence TTGGCTGCAGCTGTCTCACTGTTGGCGGCCCTCGTTCTGTGTTTTCCCCCCTGGCGGTCGCGAAATTCCCTGCTTCTGGCGGGTGCCCTGGTCATTAGTGCATCTCTGGAGTTCTTCCACCTTCAAACCTATCTCTTTCCAGGGGATCTTTCCTTCTGGGAAAGGGGATCACTTCTGAGCGAGGGCTTGCTGCCTTCGACCTGGATTGTTCTTACCCTTGGGATGTGTGGCTTTCCTTCTGCTGGCCCACGACGTCTGTTCAGTCTTGTGCTGCTGGCTTTGTCGTCCCTGTTCCTGCTGGCTATTCTTTTCTCATCCCCCCAACAAATGTATTTCAATCCGGATTTCTCCAAGGAGTCGGTACTGTTTCTCGGGACCCTCGGCTACTATTTTTATCTCGCCCTGGTACTCTTTCTTACCTACCCCCTTGTTTTACTCGAGAGTTTTTATTCCTCCCTTGGCCAGCAGGCTCGCTGGGTCATGAAGTTTGAACTTGTCGGCATCGGGACGATCATTGCTACTCAGCTTTTTTACTACAGCCAGGGCCTCCTCTATCGGTCGCTTGACTATTCTTTTCTGCCTGTACGTTCTTTTGGTCTTTTCCTTGGCGCTGGTCTGATCCTTTATTCTCTGAGACGAAAAAAGAAAATTCCCCAAATGGCCTTGTCGCGCCGAGTGGCTTATCGCTCGGTGGTCATACTGGTAGTCGGGATTTATTTTCTGGCTCTTGGTCTGGCCGGCGAGGGAATGCGGTATCTGGGGCCTTATTCCCAGCGCTATTTTCTCGCCATGCTGGCGCTGATCGGTGGCCTTATCCTGATTGTTCTTATCTTGTCCGAGACGATGCGTCGACGGATGAAAGTTTTTATCAGCAAAAATTTCTATCGGGACAAATACGACTATCGGGACCATTGGCTTGGCTTTACCCAGAGGCTCTCCCAAAAGGGGCTCGATGGACAAATCGAGGATGAAATTCTTGCTTTTTTTTGTGAAACGTTTTCGGTGCATGGGGCTCTGCTTTATCTGCGTTCCAACGAGAGTGACGATTTCCTGTGCGTTTCGGGATATGGGCGCTCGTGTCCATTTGAAAATCTGCCAGGCCAGAGCGAATTGATCGGTTTTCTGCGGGAACGCCGCTGGGTGTTGAATGCTGCCGAATGGGAGCTTGGTAACGATCAAAAAGTTGAGAACTTTCTTTCCGAACAGGAAATACAATTTGTTATTCCTCTTTTTGTAGGTGAACACCTGAAAGGGGTTATTTTTTTAGGGACACCTATTAACAAGGGAGAGACATTCTCCTTTGAAGACTACGATCTGATGAAAGTTATGGCGGCACAGGCGATGGCTGTTATTCACAACCAGAAACTTGCTGATCAACTCTCGCGGAATCGTGAGATGGCGGCGATGGGGAAGGTGACTGCCTTTGTCATGCACGACCTGAAAAATACCGTGTCCAACCTGGCTCTGGCCGTCGAAAACGGCCGACATTATCTGGACAATCCTGAATTCCAGCAAGATATGCTGGAGACCCTCGATAAGAGCGTAGAACGGATGAAGGGGTTGGTGGACAGACTCAAAAACCTGGAGGGCAAAAAGACCCTTGTGCTGGTCGAGGTAGATTTGTTGGAGCTGGCCGCAGGAGTGGTTGGCGATATGTCGGGCCGTGCTATTGAACTGACGGGTGCCCCGGTGAGGTGCGAAGTCGATCCGTTTGAAATGGCCCGGGTTGTTGAGAATCTTATCCTCAATGCCCTGGACGCCAGCAATGGTGAAGGTCCGGTCGAACTGGAAGTTGGTCAGGCTGGTATGGCTTATCTACGCTGTCATGATTATGGCTGCGGGATGTCGGAAGCCTTTATAAAAGAGAGGTTGTTCAAACCCTTCGAGACCACCAAGAAAAAGGGGTTTGGCATCGGCCTTTATCAGTGCCGGAATATCGTTGAGGCCCATGGTGGTCGCATAGAGGTGGAAAGTCAGGAGGGTAGGGGAACGACGTTCACCGTCTGGCTGCCCGGGTGCGCCTTGGCGGAATAA